Genomic window (Peromyscus maniculatus bairdii isolate BWxNUB_F1_BW_parent chromosome 10, HU_Pman_BW_mat_3.1, whole genome shotgun sequence):
TTGTGTTTCTGAGACCAACCACCCCCTATTTCTCCTGTGCTCTGGCCAACAAAGAATTGATGGAAATACATTTGAAACCGAAGACCTCAGAATATTGTTGGTCTCTTTGTAGGTTCCTGACGTTGTTGCTTGGCTATTTCTTCTTGAGGGTTAAAAAATGCAAacgtgtagcatgaatcttaaatggtcttattaataaaatcaaacctgaggccagttattggagtgaatgctggaaaatcagagaagcagaacaagccacagctacctcaccttgccagttcctcagctgttcctgtttcctcaagcctggaagcctctgtgtcttcatccgaatgggtctcagctgaactgtgctgctcaaaagcctgaaagcttaaccagccaaatgcttaactagtcaaatgcttctagtttctggtctccatgccttatatatctttctgtttttgccatcactctctgggattaaaggcatgtgtcaccatgcctggctgtatccttgaacacatggatttttgcctctggaatgctaggattaaagtgctaccactgcctatcttctatgtttaatattgtggctgtcctgttctctgaccccagataagtttattagcatgcacaatattttggggaacacaataccaccacactggaagcttctgagtcctcatccaaatggatctcagctgaactgtgctcaaaagcctaaaagcttaaccagctgtacatcctcatcctcatgccttaaatacctttctgcttctgccatcattccctggaattaaaggtgtgtgtcaccatgcctggctgtttccagtgtggccttgaactcacagagatttggatGGATCTctggcctcccaagtgataggattaaaggcgtgtgtgccaccattttctggcctctatatctagtggctgttctgttctctgaccccagataagattattagagtgcacaatattttgggaaatacaataccaccacacaaacgtatcatttcattttcctcttgcCCCAAAGATGACACACTTTTCTGTTCGTTTGCCTTTGTCATTTAACACCATTGTCTAGAGATCATCACTCCTTATCTGTCCTGTAGGTCAACCTTATCCTTTGTTCAGCTGCAAAGTATTCtactgtgtatatgcatgtgtatgcgctctctctctctctctctctctctctctctctctctctctctctctctctctctctctctctcacacacacacacacacaccaccaccaccaccaccaccaccaccaccaccacctcataGACACTATTGGTTATTTCGGCATTTAGGTAGTTTTCAGTATTTTGCAATAATAAACAATACTATAGCTAATAATCTTTGagtatgtattttcattttgttgatgtGTTTTCAGGGAGAATTTCTAGAAGAGAAATGATTGAAATAGAGGGTAAATGAATATGTAATCTTGACAGCTGTTAATGTTCTCATTCCTTCCCCCAAAGCCTTGCAGCAGAGTGTGGTATCAAGGCTAAATCCCGGTCATTCGGGTACACTTGAAATCACATTCCATTGTGGCTCTGATTTTGCATTtccataatcttttttttaaaagatttatttatttattatgtatacaatgttctgtttgcatgtatccttgcaggtgaagagggagccagatctcattatagatggttgtgagcccctatgtggttgctgggaattgaactcaggacctctggaagagcagctagggcccttaacctctgagccatctctccagcccaacatttCCATGATCTTGATGAAGTTGAGACGTCTCTGTTTttcagagttctaggacagctagtgGAACAAAGTGACTGTAGTGTCCAGCTAGACTTGAGCCGCTGAAGAGCACGTTCTGGCCTGCACTGGGCTTTGCAGATGCCTTGACTAGATTTAGACTTACCTGTCGGTAAAAGGCAGCCGGTCTTCTCTCTGAGTGGAGAAGAGGATTCTCTCTCTTGACAAGACCCCTAGCAGGTTTTTGGTGGCTATATCTTtatgtttttctgtctctcctgATTCTTCTAGGTTGGACAGGTTCATGGTGGATTGATGGGGGTCATTCAGAGAGCCATGGTTAAGGCTTGTCCACACGTCTGGTTTGAGCGCTCAGAAATGAAGGACCGACACCTGGTTACTAAGAGGTAAACAGTGCAGTTCCTTGGCCTTCATTGGAGTAAACAGAGAAGCTGATTGCCTTGGATCATTTGGCCAAagggcaaaacaaaacacaaaacaaacaaaaaacaaacttaaaatgaaaacaaatcatgCAAAACTCTATTTTTCTGGAGTCATCAATAGGACTGAAGTAGTAGTTCTGTAGTCAGGGAGATGTGTGGCTGCTTTATAAACAGACTGGAAAGCTCAGATGTCTGTTTTGCTGTGACTCGAGTACAATCActgaacttttaaaagtttaaaattaccACCTGGAGAACTTAGAGAAAAATACCGATAATTTATTTgctgaatgaattttttttttctttttgctgaatGGCCACTGCCACTCCGAATCTAGTTACCAGAGAGCTGATAACCACTGCTGTGCCTTCCTATTACCATCACAAAGCACAATCAGCTTAGTGGGGAGGGGTtgattttggctcctggtttcgGGGTAAGCAGTGTGTGGTTCCTCGGCTCTTGTGCTTGGGCTCGTGAATGTACACTAAACTCCAAGTTTGTGGCAGAGGAAATCTGTTCACTTCCTGGCGACAGGGAAGCAAGAGAGAGTGGAGGGGCCAGGGTCTCAGTCTCCCCACAAAGAGCATGCACCGCGGCTCCTTAGTGCCACAGGCGGCAGCTGAACTGTGAACACATGGTTGTAGGGAGTACATCCAAACTACAGCAGGTCTtcacagaaagggagggagggagtgtctTTCTGGGGCTCCACAGAGATGAACTCACTAGGAACAAAGCTGAGGAAAGCTTTCCCTGAAGAGGCTGTGCTCACATGCAGGTGTTCCTCATGAAAAGCCTTTCCTTCTCTGTGGAGCCTAGGCTAGACTTACTTGTGCTAGGCtagcctcctgcctcatcctcctgagcaCCGGGATTACTATCCCTGGCTATGGTGTTTAATTGCATAGGAAAGTTCATCATCCTGATtcatcagaggagtttcttaCTTAACCATAATGTAGACAGATCACAGATCAAGCATGATCAGAATcgtccaccccctcctccccaacACACCCCCAccctgagacagtttctctggctgtcctggaacttacttgtggaccaggctggcctcaaactcactgagatctgcctgcctctgcctcccaagtgctgggattaaaggcgtgcaccaccagaaCTCCCATGTTTTTTCACACAAGGAATTAACAACACGGAGCAGAAGGGCGGAATGCTCATGGCACCTGGCTATCTGGAAATCTAAGAGTAGCCAGAAGAGCTGGACTTGGTAGTGCATACCTGTACTCCTAGGAGTTGGAGAGTAGAAACAGCAGGTCAGGAGTCAACATTTGTGgctgtgtagtgagttcaaggccagcctgagctaatgagaccctgtcacctGTCACAGACAGATCCAAACCCACTCACTCCAGAGGAAATGAAAGTGTGCCGATCTCCTTATCCCCTCCGCCCttcatccctttctctttgtcccttaTTTCTCTTACGACTTTTTCTTCCTGCTAGAAGGATGTGACAAACAaaaactctctctgtctctttgtttctcaAGATCGACTCACAGatactttattttcctttacagATTAAAAGAACATGTCGCTGATAAGAAAAAGTTGCCCATATTAATCTTCCCTGAAGGTAAGAGACTGCCTGCCAAGCTATGGCTGATGTCTGCCAACCATCTGAGGAGCACTCTAGGTTTGGCACTCCGAGAGGAAGGGACGggtgccttttcttttcctgctttttgatgacagggtttctctgtgtaaagctctggctgtcctagaactctctctatagaccaggctggcttcagactcacagagatcctcctgcctctgcctcctgagtgctgggatgaaaggtgtgcaccaccaccacctggcacttaTTTGAGTTTTAAGCAATTTTTCCATAGTGGTTTTAAACAGCATGGTCTATGACTTTGTAGGTattattctttaaatgtattAAATCGTCAATTGCTGTGATGGGGTTATTGCTGAGCATTTAGTGGCAAAGTGAAAGTTTGCTGTTAAAATTGATCCAAacttgtaaattatttttaaagcaagggtTGACTTGTGGAGCAGCACTAAAGTATCTGCAGCTTTGATGATGTTTTAGATGATAGAAAATTATTTCCTGGGCCAGCGAGATGATGTAGTAGGTAGGGGAACTTGCctgtaagcctgatgacctgagttcagtttctgggATCCACAGGTATAAGAGGCATGACTCCCTTTTGTTGTTCTGACCTCCAAAGacatgcacccacataaaaaaatgtaataatttttagaGCAATTCCctctaaatttgtttttaaaaagcgaCTCCCTTCCACATCTCCTCTGCCAGGTACCTGCATCAATAATACTTCAGTCATGATGTTTAAAAAGGGAAGCTTTGAAATTGGAGGGACCATATATCCAGTGGCAATAAAGGTAAAGTCTGAGTTTTAAAGGGGGGAGCATCTGATTGTTAACTTTATTTGATATTGTTACAAATTTAAAACGTGCAAGAGTGAAGAACATTTGTGTATTTAGCTTCTTGGGGTCTTTACATTGTACATTTGTGCTCATTCTGTCTAGACAGGCAATAGATACATGCATACAGAGCTGGTAGATGATATGTACACAGGAGACACTTGGATACAGAGATAGGTAGATGCATAGATATaggaagatggacagacagacagacggacagacaacATGACTATGCAGCAGAGGTTGTATTAATACTCAGGATATAGTGGTGGGCAAATCTGATTGATCCTTGCTTTTATCGACTTTCTAATTAAGTGCGGAGTCATATCAACAGCTTTCGTAGTTAGCACTCTGGACTCTATTGGCTTAGTTCTTGTGAAAAATTCTATCAAGTGAAGTAAATTCTCTTGGGGACTGATAGGCTCATTTATCTTACCACCTGAAAAACACTGACTTGGGTGAGAGAAGCCGGCATGGAATTCATGGCTGGAATgtcttgtctttcattttctctagTATAACCCTCAGTTTGGTGACGCATTCTGGAACAGTAGTAAATACAACATGGTGAGCTACTTGCTTCGAATAATGACCAGCTGGGCCATCGTCTGCGATGTGTGGTACATGCCTCCCATGACCAGAGAGGTATTACTGAGATAACTTCCAGTCTTTGATGCTTTATTTAGTTAGATAAAGACAAGAAAACCTTTGCCTACAGCCTTGGGTCTTTCCATTCCTCCCATCATGCTTTTCTCCATTGGTAATGAAAGGGTTGTTTCTTAGTAATGTATTTAgttctataaaaacaaataaaaaacgaTTACGAGACATTTTAAGGTGTTTAGAAACTTCATACTCAAGATGTGTAACTTTTTCATTTACCCAGGAAGGAGAGGACGCGGTGCAGTTTGCGAACAGGGTTAAATCGGCCATCGCTGTCCAAGGGGGGCTGACTGAACTTCCCTGGTAAGTCCTCCCAGAAGCACGCTCTGTGTATTCAACAAAACCGCACTGGTTAGCTATAGATTTAGCAAGAAGTACGTCACAAAGACTTAAGTAGGGTGAAGGCTTGACTCTCCCACTTAAGCCCCAGAGTCCAGGCTGGCTATCGGCTTCTCCTTTATTCCTATCCCAACCTCAGTAGGCGCTTCTAACTCATGGCCCACGTGTGCACAGCAAATGGCCGGCTGGGGGCCTTTGAAAAGGGACACACCTGTCTCCATAGGTGCACACGCTAGAAATTGCACATGTAACTTAAACTTGTTATCTCTCTGCTGCAAGTCTTGGGGTAGCGGTTAGCTGCAAAGGAAACTGGGTGATGCAGTGTTTGCTCTGGATGACCATGTTCTTAGGTAAGATGAGAGTTCTTTTactgaagaagaaggagagaaagggagcttGGTTGGGGGGGCGGGGCTGTTTGTGTTTCACTGTCACTGTATCAGAACACTTAAGAACTGGAAGAAAGGAAGTGGAATATTTTGGTGAAACTTGGGCTGCCATAACATAATACCAGAGTGGTGTCTTCACAGAATTTGTTTTCTCTAAGTTCTGAAGGCTAGAGGTTTGAGCTTCGGATGCTGCACAGCCAGTCTCTGTTGAGGGTTCTTCCCTGTGTTTCAGAAGGCTGCTTTCTCCATTTCTCACATGACCTTCTCTTTGCTCAAGCCCGGAGAGAGCAAGTTCTCTCGTGCCTGTTGCTATGAGGGCACTAACCTCACTCTAAGGGCCCCATCCTTTTGACCTCACCTGACCCTAATGATGCCCTAAAGTCCTCATTGTCAAATATTGTCACCCTGGGAGTTTGCCTTCAATCTATAAATTTGTGAGGATAGAAA
Coding sequences:
- the Gpat3 gene encoding glycerol-3-phosphate acyltransferase 3 isoform X2, whose protein sequence is MVWVLGVLIRYCFLLPLRVTLAFIGISLLIIGTTLVGQLPDSSLKSWLSELVHLTCCRICVRSLSGTIHYHNKQYRPQKGGICVANHTSPIDVLILTTDGCYAMVGQVHGGLMGVIQRAMVKACPHVWFERSEMKDRHLVTKRLKEHVADKKKLPILIFPEGTCINNTSVMMFKKGSFEIGGTIYPVAIKYNPQFGDAFWNSSKYNMVSYLLRIMTSWAIVCDVWYMPPMTREEGEDAVQFANRVKSAIAVQGGLTELPWDGGLKRAKVKDTFKEEQQKNYSKMIVGNGSPNLELD